tggactttagttgctagctagctagccacgtCTTAAgttacctcttcctgagggcgtttcagtgttataacttcacctttatcattagtttttaaggcaaaatgcgtccattctccctggtctgtctacacattgtgtctgcttgtaagtactccgtgattgtgcgctgccgaacatgctcctctgctcgtaaaaccagcaatgtcacgacgtgacgccacgccgtcatgcccgttaaaaaaagggggggggaaccggtactttttagaggtggtatagtacctaatatgattcattagtatcgcggtactatactagtacatgtataccgtacaactcgcatggctgccgttttgtgaccccaagatgcaagaaccaggagagcgaagagtaagtaagatgattttaattatcaacagagaaatgtagcagtcttgcatacaacagttccaaacataaagagtttatcatcgagcactgagtagtgctcgagagaaaacataaacagacatttgttgattggcagccggtgtggaccggctgccaatcaacggcaggtgaggagaaaacagagctccgcggaacaaacaggaaatttaacaaaataagatcactgacaggaagtaatacaaaaacaaggaaacaaacagaaatgaagtgaccgatcgtcacacacagtccattttAGTCTAGTCGATTGCTCTCTTTCACATTACCGTGGCCACGTAAACAAAAGCTTTGGCCAAAAAAATGTCTACCAtggccccacaatgcattgcaaaaccATGTGCTCTTTCAAGCTCTAAAAGCTCGATAGCACTGAAAGGCATTAAAAGAGAAAACTAATAAACATACCTTTGAGGtgctttttatttcaaacgttcttctttCTTGCTTTCCTCTTGCTCTCGGTCAGACTCTGGTTCGTTCATGTACAGTTGGGTGCTGAAGAAAATTTTCGCTGTTGCCAGTTTGATTGATTATAATTCTAATGTATGATATTTTTCAGTCCTTCGTAAGAACTGTATCTGACTCAAATACTACGAAAATGGCTGACGGGACCACGACACagaggcttgaagatggtctgtaaagcaAAATATATGCAACGTTTTGACCAAAGCACATTAGACTTAgatttcctttttattgtcattcaaatttgaactttacagtacagataagaacaatatttcgttgcattagctcgttgtagtgcaggataaaagagcaataaggtgcagatataaataaatagattactgtacagataaatatattgtacttttgcataagcatccacgtttatggatgtgtgttatattgtctttatattccagccagttaatccgtttttgggggaaattgaggggattattatgatgccttcaagagtcttacggcctgagggaagaagctgttacagaacctggaggttccgctatggaggctgcggaacctctttccagagtccagccgtgaaaacagtccttggtggaggGGGGAAGAgtctctccagattttctgagccctggtcaggcagcggctttttgcgatctcctggataggagaaagaggagtcctgatgatcttttccgccgtcctcaccactctctgcagagacttccagtctgaagcattgcaggctccagtccagacagagatgcagttggtcagtaggctctctatagtgcctctgtagaatgtgctgagaaatccatccattttctaccgcctgtcccttttggggtcgcggtccgacgcaaaaagtgcttgcgctgctgagctctttttacaagagctccagtgtgtagggaccaggtcatattgtcagttatctgcacccccaggaacttggtgctgcttaccatctccaccgctgagccgtaagagtggagtgtggctggactggtgcctcctcaagtcgacgatgatctccttggtcttgttgacgttcaggaccaggttgttggttctgcaccagtcaaccagatgtttcacctcttccctgtagtccatgtcgttgttgtcacagatgaggcccactactgttgtgtcgtccgcatacttcacaatgtggttagtagtggacctggcgcagcagtcataggtcatcaatgtgaacagcagcggactcaggacgcagccctggggggagccggtgctcagggagcaTAAACATAAAACAACGCGGTTGTTGGGATCCATAAAATACCCATGGCCTTATTCCTGAGATCGCAGTAAATAACATCCTGCGACTGGTTCGGCCGTGTTCCTTCGTTGTCCTCAAAGCTAAGTTCTATCTTTCTATTTCGTGTGCTTCTAAATATTGTATAGCCTTCTTTAGCCCTTCTCCAACACATTTTGTAGTCTTTGCAAATGTACAAAgcacttgctctctttgtttcgcCGCTTCACCTTCAGCCAGCTAGCCGCTAAGCTAGCGGAGCTAAGGTCGCCTGGGTCCGAAACCCCCCACTCCGAAGAAACGAAAAAACGTGAGTACGCTTCCGTGGTCTTCTTGTACCCTTCTCATGTGTCCGCCAGTTAGTGCAAAGTAACTTCGCAACTTTAGATGTCGTGGACACGCTTGCTAGCGTTAGCCTTATTGAACTAACAAGCCTAGTTTGTAGTAGCCTTAAACGGCCTAAGACGCCTAACAGATTTAGCTCGTTAGCGAGTCCTACACCCTAGTCTACCGGTCACCAAACTACGATGTAAACGGGCAAAAATTTGGGGTCCATAGAATGATCGCGCTATATCGAACTTTGAGTGTATGCAACCCCTTTAAGAGCCTTTGATCTCCAAGGTTTTAAGGcagtattcatttttattttagtaACATGAGTTCAATTAAAGATTTAGTCcttgtaaaaaattacttttgagACAAaggatgttaacatgctaaagatAAAGACTAAAACATTCAAGCTATTATGTAAAAATAGGGCGACTCTTGCcgccaaaaataaatattaatgattTATACTTGTTCAAATTATAATTAGTGAGCTTCACAGGAGTGTCTTGGTCCATTTTGGTCTGCCCTGTTTTTTACACTAAGCCAGGCTAAATCAAGTGAAGCAAATTCTCTCTTGGCTAATGTTCCAGAACATAACAACGAACCAAAGCAGATTTTATTTCATGAGGCTTTAAATATAGCATTCGGGGGTATACTTGtaataaaagtgtcatcttgaaATATTGCTGTGTACTGCATAATAATAATAGAGTAGCTTGTTCGGTTTTAGATTACGTCTTAAGGAGTAATTGATGATTCCTACCTTTATGAGACTACATTTTTAACATTATTGCTAAATTAATTTACATTACAGGCGCCGAAGCTGACTGGATAACAACATGGCCGCATTTGTTTTTACAACTAAATACTAAGTTAAGCATTTTTAGTAggggtgaaaaaaaataaaaaaaataatcccgattctaaattggttcataattttaaaaaatcgattccaAAAATGTATATTCATTTAATTtacctatttattttttataggaATCAATTGTTATACCGAATAATACATGCTTACCCATCCCAATTCCacattgattcataattttcaaaaaacgataaaaaatatatatgcacaTGTTCCTTTTTTTCATGAGAATCAATTTTTATTAAAACGTTTTTAGACCATGTCTATGCAACCAGAATAGCCgggttttaaaaagttttattataactattataccaaataatacattgcgagaatcgattctgaatcgacttGTCATTGCAGGAATCAGAATCTGATCGAATCGTttgatgcccaaagattcacaaatttaatttttaatgatAAATCAGTAGAATTGGTAAAGAGACAAACTTGACCTTGACAGTCATGAATCGATAAAAACACTTTATTGTATCAGTACAAAATAACAACCCCTCACCCGACATACAAAATAAATGTCATATAGTCTTGCACCATATCACGAGTCATAAAAGGTGCATTTTTAACGGTTCAATTCATGACTATGTACCTGTGTGGGGGGTAAAAGGGTCATTTGTGACAATATTATTAACATAGCCATGTTTACTAGACTCAAATAATCAGAATAAAAATGCTACATATAAGCACATCAATCAGAAGATTTGAATCCAATAAGGTCCAATGTACACACCCATTCAGATCCTGACTTTGTGGTTGGGGTGAATCACCTTCACCGGTCTTGAAAAGAGCCGAGCCGAGCAGAGCAGCAAACATGCATTtctgacaacttttttgttagaaatgttaagaGTTGTTGAATGTCTTGATAGAAACAGTGAGTTGTAgaaacaaattcataaaaataatatttttgaaaaattacCGAACATAAACAGAGGTGTAAAATTAAATGTGTTAGGCACaaatacaactctttttttttacaacattggagaaAGTAGCATCTTTCTCTACTATTTCCACAAAAAATGGCCCAGACGGTTTATATTCTAACTAAACGCTTGGTGCGTGTTCCAATGGAGGCCAGCCGGTAGCCAGATCTTTTAGCTCGGTAGGTAGCTCACTCGCCTCTCCTGTGGACGACCTAGGTTTGAGTACAGGGCGGCACAGTAAAATCAGGGACCGAACCACACGGGTTACAGTGGTGCCTTGACCTGGATGAGAGTAAGGTTTCGTGGGGTTGAGCACAACGGCGGccatgtgtacgttggtaaaacctgacaacttcaagagcagtgctggctatcTGGTTTTAGCTCAATTATTTTTCATGCAGACggcccaggttcgagtcccgggcGGAACACAAAAAGCAGGGACTGAATAACGCgggttacagtggtgccgtgacccggatgagtgaGGTTTAGGGGGAAGAGCGCAACGGAGGGCCATGTGTATGTTGGTAAAAACACATTTCCCGACAActtcaagagcagtgctggctatcggCTTGATAGCCCGGGCTTTTAGCTCCCCCGCTTCTGATGCGGACGACACAGGGTCGAGTCCTGGGCTGAACAGAAAAAGCAGGGACAAAATAACGCGtgttacagtggtgccgtgacccgaaggagagtgaggtttagggggaAAAGTGTAATGGAGGGCCATGTGTATGTTGGTAAAAACACATTTCCTGACAActtcaagagcagtgctggctatcggtttgatagcccgggcttttagctcgACCGCTTCTGAGGCGGACGACCCTAGGTCAAAAAATTAGAGACCGAATAACGCTGAatacagtggtgccgtgacccggatgacagTGAGAGTTCGGGGATGAGTGTAACGGAGGCTAGCCGGTGTTGCTAGGACATGTGAACATCGGGAAAACTTCCTTCCCTGACAACTTCACGAGCAGTGCTGGCTCGCTTCTGATGCGGACGACCTAGGTTTGAGTCCAGGGCGGCACAGTAAAAGCAGGGACCGAACCACACgggttacagtggtgccgtgacccggatgagagtgaggtttaagGGGAAGAGTGTAACGGTGGCTAGCCGGTGTTGCTAGGCCATGTGTAGGTTGGGGAAACTTCCTTCCCTGACAACTTCAAGAGCAGTGCTATCTCGCTTCTGATACGGACGACCCAGGTCCGAGTCCTGGGCGGAAAAGAAAAAGCAGGGACCGAATAACACTGAATACAGTGGtaccgtgacccggatgagagtgaggtttcgGGGGATGAGTGTAACGGAGGCTAGCCGACGTTGCTAGGCCATGTGTACGTTGGGAATACTTCATTCCCTAACAACTTCAAGAGGAGCGCTGGTTATCGAGTTGGACAACCGAGGTTCAAGTCCCAGGCGGAACAGAAAAATCAGGGAGTGAGCCACACGGGGTTTAACATGTAAACAGTGGATTTGGAATTCCGTTCAACCGAGTTTAGGATCGGATTGGAGACATTTTGCGCATGTAAACAAAGCTTATGTGATTGAAGGAATATTTTCATAAATTACTTAAATGGTTAAAATTCCTTGAAATTGCGTGGACTGGCATCATGTCTAAGTACTCATGTGGATTGAAATCACTAAAACTACACTGTTACAAGGCATCAAATACTGTTTGAACAAGAATTTTCAAAGCTCTCCTCCACGCATAATACAAATAACGACAAATTAGCTTCATTTTGATGATCACAGCATTCTGACAGGAGCTTAGAAAAGAGGATTGAGATGAACTGTGCTGGAAAGTGGATCAAAATCGGTGCTCAGTGCACTTGCTTGGCGGCCTCTTTCGACTTGTCGTTGGTGCTGACGTTAGTAAGTCGAACACTCTCCTCCTGCGCGTTCCTTCGGTCACGTACTTCGCCCTCCTCGTGGAAACCGACCATCATTTGGTAGATGATGACTCCGATGATCGTACCGAGGAAGGGGGCGAAAACAGGCACCAGGAACCAGCCGTTTCTGACGCTGAAAAGTCACCGTTAGGATTAGATCATGAGCACTTTTTGTCAAGAAGCTCACCAAATTACTataattaagtgtaaaatgggCGCTTACGTGAAAACTTCTGTGCCCCACCCGGCTACTGCGGTAAAAATGCGAGGTCCGAGGTCTCTGGCAGGATTGACGGCATATCCAGAGTTGAATCCCATAGACAGGCCGATGACCAGGACCACAAAACCCACAGTGAAGGCCTCCAGTCCTTGGGGGATGGGGTTGTTGTAAGGATCAACGATGGCCAGAATGCAAACGATCAGTGCCGCTGTGCCAATAATCTACAGTACAGATCCAGGGACGGATGGAAATTGTGAGTTTCATTACCAaagcatttttgtgtgtgtaatgaATATGCAGTTGTTTAAAATCTTGCCTGATCAAAGAATCCATTGACAAGAGTGAGATGTTTTCCAGGATAGGTAGCAAATATACCAGCTGTCGCATTTGGTCCAGTCACATTAAATGCTCCAGGAAAGTCCCACAGGGCGTCTGAATGGGTTCAAGAAAATAACAGTTTTGTTGCCAATGAGGTTCATTTTACACATTTAACTCGGTCTTGAGTCAGTCGTTAATTTAATACACAAGACATGGACCGCTCGCCCTTGGcagactgcaaaaagtgaaatcaaaTCAAAACTGTGTAAAAATCAAGTACCATATTTGTCGGACTCCAAGCCGCAATTTTTTTcccttgcggcttataaaatggtgcagctaatttacagatttttctttgctgacgaccatgttttgtattcaacaaatatttATCAACAgatactgaaaaggtgtgttattgtttgtgctatggtgccgtcTTCAGGACACGTTCGCTCGATGCAGGTGTCGCGGGTTGAAAATGTCCTTCCttttttaatgccttgaaccAGAAGTTGAACAGTCTCTGGTGTTTCTGCTCAAAaatgattcttcatttatcactccaagcaacgtctgTAGGTTTTATAGTAtacctaaaactattcttacttactaagcccatgtgtgatgtctaagggagtgttttcatgcatatttgtacgtgctattgtaatgcaaTCAagttagcatcgttagcattagcgaatatgctttaaaagtgtctgtattattattaacttacaatggcattatttttgtattgtttcagtttcataaattcaccaagacgtcattgtggacttattgagtctgtttagctgtttgGAGAGCAAACAAGCCCAGCTAATaggtccatggcgatgacttctgttttgtttgatcatccattttactgccgtCTGACAAGCACTGTTTGGAgataattaaagtatgtaaataaacatttacaaaatcttttgtacCAGTGTATATCCGCAACACAAAgtaatatgtttttcttctaaaatttggtgggtgcggcgtgaatactggtgcgctctatagcccggaatttacggtaatggTGTAATTTTGAGTAACAATACAGTGATACCTCAGGATACGAGTGACCCAGCTTTTTTGGGGATACCAACTGTCTCTCTGTTAATTGTGATGCTCTATATTGTGCGCAAAAGTTCTGGTTACGAGCAtttaaacaatttagtttttccgACTGTTGAGAGTGTGAAGGAGAGTGCTGAGAAGCAGAAGTGGATATTCAtaaaattaaagaaagaaattatgaaaaaaaaagacatcagAGAGTGTGTGGCGAACAGTTCAAGCGTAGCACTGCTAGCCTGCacaatactgaagcagaatgagttgaTATTACCGATCAAGGGCATTTATCTATGACAATATGAAGAAGCTGCTGATGTTTGAATGAGAAGCAGCTCAAAGGATGTATTGTAGAAGATCCAATGCTGAACATTATCATTGTAACATTACTTCATAGATCTACTGTAGTTGTTGGTAatgcattctattgtattgttttcatacaatatttcttatctgaaggatattttttatttttaaaaggcatgttacgtgCTGTTTTTAGGGTGCAAACACCAGTTGAATTGATTTTGAGGAATTTCAATTGGAgaggttgatttgagatacaagtgttttgagttaagagctccgtcacagaaccaaactGGTAACTGAGGTACTAGAGTATGTTTTGTACATGCTTTAGTCAATAGGGTTTTGTTTCGTGTGATTTAAGAGACTTAGATCATTTAAAGCAACAACGTCCTCAACAGTGGGTTTGTGACCCCCAGAGGGTCCGCAGAGGTATTGCAAGGGGATTGTAAAAATTGTTGTAATCTAAATTAAAAAggattttatattcataaatgcaaATCAACAGTGATCCAACACGCTGTAGTGTGGTTTAGAAACGGCAGGGACATGAACACATAAAGAATCATATTGGTTTATAACTTTTTGTGTTTATggtagctagcaattagcatggcGGTTGTCAGCTACCAATTAATGCACCAGTTTTCAGCTAACGATTAGCACGCTAGTTGACTGCTAGCGATTGACGGCACAACCAGCCAGTTAACAatgccagttgccagctagctgtTAGCGACAATAtactatattatatgtatatcttaatattgcacaaaaacaaggtacctttaggacTAGGTTAATTCTAAACATAATTTTATACAGGATATATAAGTAGAGGGCCCCTACCCCATCTCTCCATCATTTTGGGAATGCTTGGCCTGGAAATCGTTGAAGACCCATGGTTCAGAGTATATCTTTAAAGTAcaaatataattttaaatataatatatgtacTGATTGTAAATGGTACACTGAATTTCTAAAACGTTAAATGACAAAATTCAGGAACATGTATAGTACACTCCAAatttttagacacaccttctcattcaatgcgttttctttattttcatgactatttacattgtagattatcactgaaggcatcaaaactatgaatgcacacatgtggagttatgtacttaacaaaaaaaaggtgaaataactgaactctagtttcttcaaaatagccaccctttgctctgattactgctttgcacactcttggcattctctcgatgagcttcaagcacaccatgaactttgaagctcatcgagagaatgccaagagtgtgcaaaaagaaTGCGTGGGGCCACCACACTGACACACATAAACATTCACTGTCAATGACTCAAAAAAAGGCTTACAGTTGAACCCAAATGTTAGGACTTACCGTAGTACATGGCAAAAATGACGGCCGCTCCGAGGAACCCGCCGATTGTCTGAAAGAGGAAGTACATGGGAAACTTTCTCCATCGTTCtctgcccagcaggcacaaggcgAAGGTCACTGCAGGGTTCAGATGTCCTCCTGTGACAGCAAGTCCATGTAGACCGTGAGTAACGTTGCATCAGCTTCGTGGAATAGGAAACGTTAGCCTGGAAAGATACCTGATATTTGGCCACAGACGAGGATGCCCAGAGTGGCAGCAAAGCCAAAGGCAAAGTTGACGGTCAGGAACAAACCATGAGAACCACCGCTCAACACCAACTGGGCCACGGCGCCGCAGCCGAACATCTGGAAGACAAATGTACAGAATGTAACTTCTGATGTCAGATGGTGCGGAACTTGGACAATTGTACTGTAGCCTCAGAGAAACATGGTTATGACTTATTGTTTCAAAACTTTGGACTCACGACTTCGGTTCAGTTGGCTTCCAAAGAAGGGGGAAAGGGATCATTTGGGGCAGGCAGATTTAACACGTTTTTTGTTTTATCACTAATAATTAAGAGTGCTCACATCCAAACCACGATTCTTTTTTAACCCGATTATAAATCAagtaataattttcaaaaatcgattaaaaaaaaaactaattttttttaaagtacgttTTTAGGCCATCGCTATGGTTACGTCATACGTCAGCATCCAAAAGGAGGTTTTGTGACATGTACCAAACAATACATTGTGAGAATTTGTTTGAATGGAGGATCGTATGGAATTGAGTCAATTTGTCAGCCCAAGAATTGGAATTGGATGGCCCAAGGATTCCAActtctactaataataataataatattaatatatatatatatatatatatatatatatatatatatatatatatacactgaatacatatatgtatatatatacccctaatgtatatatatttatatatgaatatatatatataatatatatttatatatatatacacacacatatatatatacatacatatatatgggaatatatatatgtgtgtgtgtatatatagggacggcgtggcgcagtggaagagtggccgtgcgcgacccgagggtccctggttcaatccccacctcgtaccaacctcgtcatgtccgttgtgtcctgagcaagacacttcacccttgctcctgatgggtgctggttagcgccttgcatggcagctccctctatcagtgtgtgaatgtgtgtgtgaatgggtaaatgtggaagtagtgtcaaagcgctttgagtaccttgaaggtagaaaagcgctatacaagtacaacccatttatcatttatcatttatatatatatatatatatatgtatatatatatatatatatatacatatgaatatgaAATCCTATCATCTCTCACTCAAAGTTTGGAAAGCCAAAAAAATGTTCGGG
The Nerophis lumbriciformis linkage group LG12, RoL_Nlum_v2.1, whole genome shotgun sequence DNA segment above includes these coding regions:
- the aqp3a gene encoding aquaporin-3a; this translates as MGRQKIYLEKLSRTFQIRNLLLRQALAECLGTLILVMFGCGAVAQLVLSGGSHGLFLTVNFAFGFAATLGILVCGQISGGHLNPAVTFALCLLGRERWRKFPMYFLFQTIGGFLGAAVIFAMYYDALWDFPGAFNVTGPNATAGIFATYPGKHLTLVNGFFDQIIGTAALIVCILAIVDPYNNPIPQGLEAFTVGFVVLVIGLSMGFNSGYAVNPARDLGPRIFTAVAGWGTEVFTVRNGWFLVPVFAPFLGTIIGVIIYQMMVGFHEEGEVRDRRNAQEESVRLTNVSTNDKSKEAAKQVH